Proteins found in one Enterococcus sp. 9D6_DIV0238 genomic segment:
- the brnQ gene encoding branched-chain amino acid transport system II carrier protein, with amino-acid sequence MTKKLSWREYLYVGSMLFGLFFGAGNLIFPVHMGQEAGANIFLANLGFLITGIGLPFLGVIAIGISKSNGVFDLATRVNRRYAVGFTVLLYLTIGPFFALPRLATTSFEIGLAPFVSTNQQKIFLAIFSAIFFLIAWAFSRKPSKLLDYVGKFLNPLFLFLLAILLLFAFLNPLGSISSAEIGSAYTENPFFKGFTEGYNTLDALASLAFGIIIVSTIKGMGVEKPNDIAKDTIKSGAVSIILMGVIYTLLSYMGTMSLGGFPLSENGGIALAQIANHYLGNLGSILLAFIVILACLKTAIGLITAFSETFAELFPKRSYAFYIAAASILPCLFANVGLTNIIQFSIPVLMFIYPLAMTLMLLVILSPLFRHRQEVYQTTTYVTLLAALLDALNSAPDSFKNLGFVTAILDAANAYLPLFTIGMGWVVPAILGFIIGIFWTMIKKTPLAE; translated from the coding sequence GTGACAAAGAAATTATCGTGGCGTGAATACCTTTATGTAGGGTCTATGCTATTTGGTTTGTTTTTCGGAGCAGGAAATCTGATTTTCCCTGTTCATATGGGGCAAGAAGCAGGGGCAAATATTTTTCTTGCCAATCTTGGCTTTTTGATCACAGGTATTGGTTTGCCTTTTCTAGGTGTCATTGCAATAGGTATTTCTAAAAGCAATGGTGTTTTTGATTTGGCCACTCGAGTAAATAGACGATATGCCGTGGGATTTACTGTACTGCTCTATCTGACGATCGGACCTTTTTTTGCTTTACCTCGTTTAGCAACAACTTCATTTGAAATTGGACTGGCTCCTTTTGTTTCTACCAACCAACAAAAAATATTTTTAGCGATTTTTTCAGCGATTTTCTTTTTGATTGCTTGGGCTTTCTCGCGTAAACCATCAAAACTATTAGATTATGTAGGCAAATTTTTAAATCCCTTATTTCTATTTTTATTAGCTATTTTACTTTTATTTGCCTTTTTGAATCCTTTAGGTAGTATTTCATCTGCTGAAATCGGCAGTGCCTATACAGAAAATCCTTTTTTTAAAGGCTTCACTGAGGGCTACAATACACTGGATGCACTCGCTTCTTTAGCCTTTGGGATCATTATTGTTTCAACGATCAAAGGAATGGGTGTTGAAAAGCCGAATGATATAGCAAAAGACACGATCAAATCTGGTGCTGTCAGTATTATTTTGATGGGGGTTATCTATACTCTATTATCTTACATGGGAACGATGAGCTTAGGTGGATTTCCGCTTAGTGAAAATGGCGGCATCGCATTAGCTCAAATCGCCAACCATTATTTGGGGAACTTAGGAAGTATTCTACTTGCCTTTATCGTTATATTAGCTTGCTTAAAGACAGCGATCGGCCTGATCACTGCCTTCTCTGAAACGTTTGCTGAGCTTTTTCCAAAAAGATCGTATGCATTCTATATTGCAGCTGCTAGTATTTTACCTTGCTTATTCGCAAATGTCGGCTTAACAAATATCATTCAGTTTTCAATTCCTGTCTTGATGTTTATCTATCCTTTAGCTATGACCTTGATGCTTTTGGTCATTCTCAGCCCTTTGTTCCGCCATCGTCAAGAGGTGTATCAGACAACGACTTACGTTACTTTATTGGCTGCTTTATTAGATGCTTTAAATAGTGCTCCTGATTCCTTTAAAAACCTTGGTTTCGTGACTGCGATTTTAGATGCAGCAAATGCTTATCTTCCATTATTTACGATCGGAATGGGCTGGGTAGTTCCCGCAATCCTTGGGTTTATTATCGGTATTTTCTGGACGATGATCAAGAAAACACCGTTAGCTGAATAA
- a CDS encoding histidine phosphatase family protein yields the protein MTTFYFVRHGKTELNLSLRFQGGEIDSPLLPIGIEQAIQAGRYLSDVRFDLAAVSTQKRAMDTANYILKENKYLDGLTLRYHDKLREIKFGKREGAEIDHTDEQTSYLRQRPDLYDPSNFGGETIDSLVSRSTETIEKLSEEFPDGTILIVAHGVLLITLINSLIGKPKANWREGGPLANTSITIVEKTDQYRLRTFNDISYQTKIEEA from the coding sequence ATGACAACCTTTTATTTTGTCAGACATGGAAAAACAGAACTTAATTTGAGTTTACGGTTTCAAGGTGGAGAAATTGATTCACCGTTATTACCGATCGGCATCGAGCAGGCAATTCAAGCAGGACGTTATTTGAGTGATGTTCGTTTTGATTTGGCAGCAGTCAGTACACAAAAACGAGCGATGGATACAGCAAATTATATCTTAAAGGAAAATAAGTATTTGGATGGTTTGACCCTCCGCTATCATGATAAATTAAGAGAAATCAAATTTGGCAAACGTGAAGGAGCAGAGATCGATCATACAGATGAGCAGACGTCATATTTACGTCAACGTCCTGATTTATATGATCCATCAAACTTTGGCGGTGAAACGATCGACTCATTAGTGTCACGATCGACTGAGACGATTGAAAAATTAAGTGAAGAATTTCCTGATGGAACGATTTTGATCGTGGCTCATGGCGTTTTACTGATCACATTGATCAATTCATTGATTGGTAAACCGAAAGCGAATTGGCGCGAAGGCGGTCCGTTAGCAAACACAAGCATTACAATTGTTGAAAAAACAGATCAATACCGTTTAAGGACATTCAATGATATTTCCTATCAAACGAAAATCGAAGAAGCATAG
- a CDS encoding HAMP domain-containing sensor histidine kinase → MRRRKSLNIQFVWTIFLILVSTSLISGLIFLLFMKIGIIKSFSGYPMLRLGITLFSCVIIGTIISMIVSKRILKPINDLVKGTEEIAKGNFDIYVENTTVNNELSALIDSFNSMASELKNVDTVHNDFITNFSHEFKTPMVSIRGFAKQLNNPDLSEIERQESVAVILEETERLSNLSMNILLLSKIENQQQLTLKKTAFYLDEQLRMCILLLQELWEEKNIDWSLELTHMSIVADEELLTQLWLNLIKNAIKYSKQNGVISISCYAFGSDIKVIVKDNGVGMSDYERRHVFDKFYQGDASHHTMGNGLGLTIAARIVQLHSGKINVKSKEYEGATFITILPTK, encoded by the coding sequence ATGAGGAGACGTAAATCGCTAAATATTCAGTTTGTTTGGACGATCTTTCTGATTTTGGTTTCGACAAGCTTGATCTCTGGGTTGATTTTTTTACTATTCATGAAAATCGGCATAATCAAGTCATTTTCGGGCTATCCAATGCTGCGTTTAGGGATCACTTTGTTTTCCTGTGTCATTATCGGGACGATTATTTCGATGATCGTTAGTAAACGCATTTTAAAGCCGATCAATGATTTAGTAAAAGGGACAGAGGAAATTGCTAAGGGAAATTTTGATATCTATGTGGAAAATACAACGGTAAATAACGAGTTGAGTGCCTTGATCGATAGTTTTAATTCGATGGCTTCAGAATTGAAAAATGTTGATACGGTTCATAATGATTTCATCACTAATTTTTCTCATGAGTTCAAGACACCAATGGTTTCGATCCGCGGATTTGCTAAACAGCTGAATAACCCTGATTTATCAGAGATAGAAAGACAAGAAAGTGTCGCTGTTATTTTAGAAGAAACTGAACGTTTAAGTAATCTATCGATGAATATCCTATTGCTGTCAAAAATAGAAAATCAGCAACAGTTGACACTGAAAAAAACAGCGTTTTATCTGGATGAGCAGCTGCGCATGTGTATATTACTCTTGCAAGAGCTTTGGGAAGAAAAAAATATCGACTGGTCTTTAGAATTGACTCATATGTCTATTGTTGCTGATGAGGAACTACTGACACAACTTTGGCTGAACTTGATCAAAAATGCAATCAAGTATTCCAAACAAAATGGAGTGATCTCTATTAGCTGTTATGCCTTTGGCAGTGATATCAAGGTAATCGTAAAGGATAACGGAGTGGGTATGAGTGATTATGAGCGCAGGCATGTATTTGATAAGTTTTATCAAGGTGATGCCTCTCATCATACGATGGGAAATGGCTTAGGTCTAACCATCGCAGCTCGAATCGTTCAATTGCATAGCGGGAAAATCAATGTAAAATCTAAAGAATATGAAGGTGCTACATTTATAACGATTTTACCAACTAAGTAG
- a CDS encoding response regulator transcription factor, whose amino-acid sequence MITILVVEDDKNIRKLLVTILNQSGYQTLQAQNGVEALALLKKQPIDLLVLDIMMPQLDGYQTAEKIRTIDTQLPIMMVTAKGLPIDRRQGFISGTDDYLVKPIDEEEFLLRIKALLRRSNGEVEAKIHLGNTTIDKNSLSIRSGQHYQELPKKEFQLLYKLLSYPNKIFTRQQLLDDIWGIDSMADERTIDVHIKRLREKTADNPDFTLVTIRGLGYKAVKHEET is encoded by the coding sequence ATGATTACGATTTTAGTTGTAGAAGATGATAAGAATATTCGTAAATTATTGGTGACGATCTTAAATCAAAGTGGTTATCAGACACTTCAAGCTCAAAATGGGGTTGAAGCATTAGCGCTTTTAAAGAAACAGCCAATCGATTTATTAGTTTTAGATATAATGATGCCTCAGCTCGATGGATATCAAACGGCGGAAAAAATTAGAACAATAGATACGCAATTGCCAATCATGATGGTCACTGCTAAAGGGCTGCCGATCGATCGTCGTCAAGGGTTTATTTCTGGCACAGATGATTATTTGGTAAAGCCGATCGATGAAGAGGAATTTTTGCTGCGGATCAAAGCTTTGTTGAGAAGGAGTAATGGCGAAGTAGAAGCAAAAATTCATTTAGGTAATACGACGATCGATAAAAATAGCTTATCGATCCGATCAGGTCAGCACTATCAAGAATTACCGAAAAAAGAATTTCAGTTGCTATATAAGTTATTGTCTTATCCAAACAAAATTTTTACACGACAACAATTATTAGACGATATTTGGGGAATCGATAGCATGGCTGATGAGAGGACGATCGATGTTCATATCAAGCGGTTGCGGGAAAAAACAGCCGATAATCCTGATTTTACTCTTGTGACTATTCGAGGATTAGGCTATAAGGCGGTGAAACATGAGGAGACGTAA
- a CDS encoding GNAT family N-acetyltransferase: MSEEIIVRPVEEADFPLLLEIENRIWTNENSPVLHYYATVEEYKEKVSDRRIFVAADAQKVHGFIDVHHPTPLLAHKKQWMLGIGVHPQSQSLGIGKKLLDHVKEAGKKEHIHKLSLRVMGANSRAIQFYRKNGFIQEGLFKDEFFIDGQFCDDYQFAFFID; the protein is encoded by the coding sequence ATGTCAGAAGAAATCATTGTTCGCCCAGTTGAAGAAGCTGACTTTCCTCTGCTGCTTGAAATAGAAAATAGAATTTGGACAAATGAAAATTCGCCCGTACTTCATTATTATGCAACTGTAGAAGAATACAAAGAAAAGGTCTCTGATCGTAGGATTTTTGTTGCAGCTGATGCTCAGAAGGTTCATGGCTTCATTGATGTTCATCATCCTACGCCATTACTTGCACATAAAAAACAGTGGATGCTGGGAATCGGCGTTCATCCTCAAAGTCAATCTTTAGGCATCGGCAAAAAATTATTAGATCATGTAAAAGAAGCTGGAAAAAAAGAGCACATCCATAAACTTTCGCTGCGCGTCATGGGTGCCAATTCTAGAGCGATTCAATTCTATCGAAAAAATGGCTTTATTCAGGAAGGTCTATTCAAAGATGAATTTTTCATTGATGGTCAATTTTGTGATGACTATCAATTTGCCTTCTTTATCGACTAA
- a CDS encoding TIGR00730 family Rossman fold protein encodes MKKMAVYCGASVGNKSIYEEQTKELGQWMGQQGYGLVYGGGNVGLMGILADEVLSVGGEAVGVMPTFLLDRELAHQQLSEMHIVQDMHERKRQMIDLADCYLALPGGPGTLEEISEVVSWGRVGEHQNPCIFFNVNGYYDLLAAFFDKMVEEDFLTKADREKIFFSDDLAEIGQFIENYTPPVVRSYK; translated from the coding sequence ATGAAAAAGATGGCTGTGTATTGTGGAGCTAGTGTAGGGAACAAATCGATTTATGAAGAACAAACAAAAGAATTGGGTCAATGGATGGGCCAGCAAGGGTATGGTCTTGTGTACGGAGGCGGAAATGTCGGTTTGATGGGAATATTGGCAGATGAAGTACTTTCTGTTGGTGGGGAAGCCGTGGGTGTTATGCCAACATTTTTATTGGATCGTGAGCTGGCCCATCAACAGCTTAGTGAAATGCATATTGTGCAAGATATGCATGAGAGAAAACGACAGATGATCGATTTAGCTGATTGCTATCTAGCATTGCCAGGAGGACCAGGGACATTAGAAGAAATATCTGAAGTTGTTTCATGGGGAAGAGTTGGGGAACATCAGAATCCCTGCATTTTTTTCAATGTAAATGGCTATTATGATCTACTGGCTGCTTTCTTTGATAAGATGGTCGAGGAAGATTTTTTAACAAAAGCAGATCGAGAAAAAATCTTCTTTTCAGATGATTTAGCGGAGATTGGGCAGTTTATTGAGAATTATACGCCGCCCGTTGTTCGCTCATACAAGTAA
- a CDS encoding MazG nucleotide pyrophosphohydrolase domain-containing protein yields the protein MELKEYQQWISDFYKQRGWYDLEPFIRVGFLAEETGEVARAVRVLEIGRDRPDEPDKATEECIQELTEELGDVLDNIFILADKYDIRLENILTSHRKKLEARFNTINQ from the coding sequence ATGGAACTTAAAGAGTATCAACAATGGATCAGTGATTTTTACAAGCAACGCGGCTGGTATGATCTTGAGCCATTTATTCGCGTCGGCTTTTTAGCAGAGGAAACAGGAGAAGTTGCTCGTGCTGTCCGCGTATTAGAGATCGGACGGGATCGTCCTGACGAACCAGATAAAGCAACGGAAGAATGTATTCAAGAATTGACTGAAGAATTAGGGGATGTGCTTGATAACATTTTTATTTTAGCGGATAAATATGATATTCGCTTAGAAAACATTTTAACGTCACACAGAAAAAAATTAGAGGCACGTTTCAATACTATCAATCAATGA
- a CDS encoding ATP-binding cassette domain-containing protein — protein sequence MLQVKNVKKSYTTGEFTQVALNGVDINFRENEFVAILGQSGSGKTTLLNIIGGLDQYDSGDLIINGKSTKNFKDGDWDAYRNNSVGFVFQSYNLITHLSILDNVEMGMTLSGVSADEKKKRAVEVLERVGLKDHLHKKPNQLSGGQMQRVAIARALANDPDIILADEPTGALDTTTSEQIMDLIKEIADDKLVIMVTHNPELAEQYADRIVNFRDGHVLHDSNPYLEAEDSSHYELKKTSMSFLTALKLSGKNIATKKWRTGLTAFAASIGIIGIALILSLSNGFQKQIDAFQSDALAEFPIIVSQQAVNMDEESLSEMRAEGPLTKKDFVKSNEVYLYNPEENSVTHKNNINQEYLDYLNKIDADSVRSIGYTRVVGMNLLRKVDDTVSPVSFSTSSSGTSGSQSSSSTGAGMTSMNGVGLSSYPAPFKKGEESYLEKNYDVLAGAYPKSDTEMVLVVDNKNRIDENSMKNLGFDIENIDSIKFDDIVGTELKLIDNDQYYEKTNLGNFVPKNNYAEMYDNAGMTLKISAVVRQKEDVQVAMLGQGIAYSDTLVEEIINREKDSDIVKAQKETDMNVMTMEKFDSDGKQNFIAYLGGDASPMMVYIYPKDFDTKDQIVDYLDKYNDGKDNKDKVVYTDLASTVTEMTGGIMNGITLVLVAFASISLIVSLIMVGIITYISVLERTKEIGVLRALGARKKDITRVFNAETLIIGACSGLLGIFIAYALTFPVNQVIENMTSLTNVAQLNPIHALLLVAISIILTLIGGAIPARMAAKKDPVEALRSE from the coding sequence ATGTTACAAGTAAAAAATGTGAAAAAAAGCTATACGACCGGCGAATTTACCCAAGTCGCTTTAAATGGGGTAGATATCAATTTTAGAGAAAATGAATTTGTCGCAATCCTTGGACAAAGCGGATCAGGAAAAACCACGCTATTGAATATCATTGGCGGGTTGGATCAATACGACAGCGGTGATTTGATCATCAATGGTAAGTCTACTAAAAATTTTAAAGACGGAGATTGGGATGCTTACCGTAATAATAGCGTTGGCTTTGTTTTTCAAAGCTATAATCTAATCACTCATCTAAGTATTTTAGATAATGTCGAGATGGGGATGACTCTTAGCGGTGTGTCAGCAGATGAGAAAAAGAAACGTGCTGTAGAAGTATTAGAACGTGTTGGATTGAAAGACCACCTGCATAAAAAGCCCAATCAATTATCCGGTGGTCAAATGCAGCGTGTGGCGATCGCTCGTGCGTTAGCCAACGATCCGGATATCATCTTAGCAGATGAGCCTACAGGAGCCTTAGATACAACGACCAGCGAACAGATCATGGATTTGATCAAAGAGATCGCAGATGACAAATTGGTGATCATGGTTACCCATAATCCTGAGTTAGCTGAACAATATGCAGATAGGATCGTCAATTTCAGAGATGGGCATGTACTGCATGACTCAAATCCTTATTTGGAAGCAGAAGACAGTAGTCATTATGAATTGAAAAAAACAAGCATGAGCTTTTTGACTGCCTTAAAGCTTTCAGGAAAAAATATCGCTACTAAAAAATGGCGAACAGGACTGACTGCTTTTGCAGCAAGTATCGGAATCATTGGTATTGCCTTGATCTTAAGCCTGTCCAACGGTTTTCAAAAGCAAATCGATGCTTTTCAAAGCGATGCTCTAGCAGAATTTCCAATCATTGTTTCTCAGCAAGCCGTCAATATGGATGAAGAATCTTTAAGCGAGATGCGGGCAGAAGGTCCTCTGACTAAAAAAGATTTTGTCAAATCGAATGAAGTTTATCTGTATAACCCAGAAGAGAATAGTGTGACACATAAAAATAATATCAATCAAGAATACTTGGATTATTTGAATAAAATCGATGCTGATTCAGTCCGTAGTATCGGCTATACTCGGGTCGTAGGGATGAACTTGCTTCGAAAAGTCGATGATACTGTCTCACCTGTTTCTTTTTCGACTAGCTCATCAGGAACTAGCGGAAGTCAAAGTAGCAGCAGTACTGGTGCAGGAATGACCAGTATGAATGGCGTTGGGCTTTCATCTTATCCAGCACCATTCAAAAAAGGAGAAGAGTCCTATCTTGAAAAAAACTATGATGTTTTAGCAGGTGCTTATCCTAAATCAGATACTGAAATGGTTCTTGTTGTCGATAATAAAAACCGAATCGATGAAAACTCAATGAAAAATCTTGGCTTTGATATAGAAAATATCGACTCGATCAAATTCGATGATATTGTAGGAACTGAACTAAAACTAATCGATAATGATCAATACTATGAAAAAACCAACTTAGGAAATTTCGTTCCTAAAAATAATTATGCAGAAATGTATGATAACGCTGGAATGACACTGAAAATTTCAGCAGTCGTCCGTCAAAAAGAAGATGTGCAAGTAGCAATGTTAGGTCAAGGAATCGCCTACAGTGACACACTTGTTGAAGAGATCATCAATAGAGAAAAAGATTCTGACATCGTCAAAGCACAAAAAGAGACAGATATGAATGTCATGACGATGGAAAAATTTGATTCAGATGGCAAGCAAAACTTCATTGCCTATCTTGGCGGAGATGCTTCACCAATGATGGTTTATATTTATCCAAAAGACTTTGACACAAAAGACCAAATAGTTGATTACTTGGATAAATACAATGATGGCAAAGACAATAAAGATAAAGTTGTTTATACCGACTTAGCCAGCACGGTAACTGAAATGACTGGCGGGATCATGAATGGAATCACTCTTGTCTTAGTTGCTTTTGCTTCTATCTCACTGATCGTTTCGTTGATCATGGTAGGGATCATCACTTACATTTCGGTTCTAGAACGTACAAAAGAAATTGGGGTATTAAGAGCTTTAGGTGCTAGAAAGAAAGACATCACTCGTGTCTTCAACGCTGAAACCTTGATCATCGGTGCATGCTCTGGTTTATTAGGTATCTTCATCGCTTATGCGTTGACATTCCCTGTAAATCAAGTTATTGAAAATATGACCAGTCTAACTAATGTGGCACAATTAAATCCGATCCATGCCTTATTATTAGTCGCAATCAGTATTATCTTGACCTTGATCGGCGGAGCTATCCCTGCTAGAATGGCAGCGAAAAAAGATCCTGTAGAAGCATTAAGATCAGAATAA
- a CDS encoding SpaA isopeptide-forming pilin-related protein — protein sequence MKKTQLRSATIFSMFLLMIMQLILPIQGIAQEIDNQETKIELNDVQIDPDNETNQVSAHIYLAKQVGDVSDQVISFSNDLVFPDNEAIPLTDKQNQMIGSAVLKSNVLQLTIASTYQGEFQLTVNAPAENILPDTYLSISSPDFSKKVLLPTTTALENEQLPVEPQADLPLPYALFPQPETIDFSYNTDASGNYLTNNDQGHSGTNTLNYAYGQTSEAVFDDENYVNYNNEAYVKKTVKEVAGKQGLFDVTLDVKGNEYPNPIDLVLAIDYSSTMKGQKLENTIDGVEEFLEQIDHALVADKVHVGIVAYNRDAYVQPLTNNTEELIDFLEDTSKSHSGTFIQKGLIAAKDLLDNSTTPNVQKKIIVHIGDGSSNRAYFPAENATEYTNDGQITPYNGFKAETYYRDFATDSPLYYTSNTSTVEADPDNATLTSAKEIANLTLGTAVDLKLNNYDLYSIGVAPSERGEYIDKNIASSEAKYVPIDEDLAELGDALGTVATKVDRTIMNGTIQDPMGEQIILQKSGPEFSSADYSLKSYRKVSTGVWVDAPNLLDKVAVSENNGQLTLSGLYLGTDERLTFAYQIRIDTESSAFIPEHWYLANGRTTLDPISTNNLLDFPIPSVKAPGTKVLIEKNWLDNNDSLGLRPNAISFVLKRTTVTGNAWQESQPILLSPSKQDVDQWQTELDSIIPKNETSAVALAAFNNRGEDFNYSATEVAVDPNYTGTSEIKDGKIVLTNTLNNTMDLTFKKVDEQDQPLEGVRFKLLDNQGQQIGDIQTSDENGQVSFTQLREGNYQLVEIEPLAGYQPIEPIQLTIEPNSHGELIVTSPENWIYKVVNKKITDTTSSSENKPTTENKPTSTGQIPKAGEHVQSWLLIIGVILISITGILYYKNKRRQL from the coding sequence ATGAAAAAGACACAGTTAAGATCCGCAACTATTTTTAGTATGTTTTTACTTATGATCATGCAGCTAATCCTTCCAATTCAAGGGATTGCTCAAGAAATCGACAATCAAGAAACAAAGATCGAGCTAAATGATGTCCAGATCGATCCAGATAACGAAACAAATCAAGTATCTGCACATATCTATTTAGCGAAACAAGTTGGGGATGTCTCCGATCAAGTCATCTCATTTTCAAACGATTTAGTATTTCCAGATAATGAGGCGATCCCTCTAACAGACAAACAGAATCAAATGATCGGTTCTGCCGTTCTTAAAAGCAATGTGCTTCAATTGACTATTGCCTCTACCTATCAAGGAGAATTTCAACTTACAGTAAATGCCCCTGCTGAAAATATCTTACCAGACACGTATCTATCTATAAGTAGTCCTGATTTTTCAAAAAAAGTGCTCTTACCGACAACGACCGCACTTGAAAATGAACAATTGCCAGTAGAACCGCAAGCTGATCTACCACTTCCCTATGCACTCTTTCCACAGCCAGAAACGATTGATTTCAGTTATAATACAGACGCTTCCGGCAACTATCTAACCAATAACGACCAGGGACATAGTGGTACTAATACATTAAATTATGCCTATGGGCAGACCAGTGAAGCTGTTTTTGATGACGAAAACTATGTAAATTACAATAATGAAGCCTACGTGAAAAAAACAGTGAAAGAGGTAGCTGGAAAACAAGGATTATTTGATGTCACATTGGATGTCAAAGGAAATGAATATCCAAACCCGATCGATTTAGTCTTAGCGATCGACTATTCCTCAACCATGAAAGGACAGAAACTAGAAAATACGATCGATGGAGTAGAAGAATTTTTAGAGCAAATCGATCATGCATTAGTAGCCGATAAAGTTCACGTGGGCATCGTTGCTTACAACAGAGATGCTTATGTCCAGCCTTTAACAAATAATACAGAAGAACTGATCGATTTTTTAGAAGATACAAGCAAAAGCCATTCTGGTACATTTATTCAAAAAGGGCTGATTGCTGCTAAAGATCTACTTGATAACTCGACAACACCTAATGTGCAGAAAAAAATTATTGTCCACATCGGTGACGGCAGTTCAAATCGAGCCTATTTCCCTGCTGAAAATGCGACTGAGTATACAAATGATGGACAGATCACTCCTTACAATGGATTTAAAGCTGAAACTTATTATCGTGATTTCGCTACTGATTCACCTTTGTATTATACAAGCAACACCTCTACCGTTGAAGCTGATCCCGATAATGCCACTTTAACCTCAGCGAAAGAAATTGCTAATTTAACGTTAGGTACTGCTGTCGACTTGAAACTAAATAATTATGATCTTTACTCCATTGGTGTAGCACCTAGTGAACGTGGAGAATATATCGATAAAAATATTGCCAGCAGTGAAGCCAAATATGTCCCCATAGATGAAGATCTAGCTGAGTTAGGTGATGCCTTAGGAACGGTTGCTACCAAAGTAGACCGAACCATCATGAACGGAACGATCCAGGACCCGATGGGTGAACAAATCATTCTACAAAAGAGTGGACCTGAATTTTCCTCTGCTGATTATTCATTGAAGAGCTATAGAAAAGTTAGTACTGGCGTTTGGGTGGATGCACCAAATTTATTGGATAAGGTGGCTGTCAGTGAAAACAATGGTCAGCTGACGCTTTCAGGGCTCTACCTGGGTACAGATGAACGCTTGACGTTCGCTTATCAAATCAGGATCGATACAGAATCCTCTGCCTTTATTCCAGAACATTGGTATTTAGCAAATGGGCGAACTACATTAGATCCGATCAGTACAAATAACTTATTGGACTTCCCTATCCCTTCTGTTAAAGCACCAGGAACAAAAGTGCTGATCGAAAAAAACTGGCTAGACAATAATGATTCTTTAGGGCTACGGCCAAATGCTATTTCATTTGTTTTAAAACGAACGACCGTAACAGGTAACGCCTGGCAGGAAAGTCAGCCTATTCTATTGAGCCCTTCTAAACAAGATGTTGATCAATGGCAAACTGAGCTTGACTCGATCATACCTAAAAATGAGACGAGCGCTGTCGCTTTAGCTGCATTCAATAATCGTGGTGAAGACTTCAACTATTCTGCAACTGAAGTTGCTGTCGATCCAAACTATACAGGAACATCTGAAATAAAAGACGGTAAAATCGTCTTGACCAATACGCTAAACAACACTATGGATCTCACTTTTAAAAAGGTCGATGAGCAAGATCAGCCATTAGAAGGCGTCCGATTCAAACTTCTAGATAATCAAGGGCAACAAATCGGTGATATTCAAACATCTGATGAAAATGGTCAAGTGTCATTTACTCAACTAAGAGAAGGTAACTATCAATTAGTAGAAATCGAACCGTTAGCAGGATATCAGCCGATCGAGCCTATCCAGTTGACGATCGAGCCAAATTCACATGGTGAACTTATTGTGACAAGTCCTGAGAATTGGATCTATAAAGTAGTCAATAAAAAAATAACCGATACGACGAGTTCAAGTGAGAATAAACCAACAACTGAAAATAAACCAACATCAACTGGACAAATTCCTAAAGCCGGTGAACACGTACAGTCTTGGCTGTTGATTATTGGAGTTATTCTTATCAGCATTACGGGCATCTTATATTATAAAAATAAACGTAGACAACTATAA